In Juglans microcarpa x Juglans regia isolate MS1-56 unplaced genomic scaffold, Jm3101_v1.0 JmScfU0104, whole genome shotgun sequence, a single genomic region encodes these proteins:
- the LOC121245659 gene encoding putative pectinesterase 63 → MALKLTNLATQLLFLATLLVPTALCHANQTVASDPESNLDAWIALNMKEYEEASKHTLFNNALIASLSKAPMKIIKVRKDGAGDFKTVTDAVESIPSGNTDRVIIYIAGGNYKEKVVVDRSKPFVTFYGKPGNMPTITYDGTAKKYGTWESATVAIESDNFMAVNIIFVNSSPKPDPRKSDGQAVALRISGDMAAFYSCKFIGFQDTLCDDRGRHLFQSCYIEGSVDFIFGNGKSLYRDTTIKSVAENLGVIAAQDMNGQSGDSGFVFVHCKIQGTGDMYLGRAWKETSRVVFAYTYMGSNINSGGWMKSQHQKNVFYGEYQCSGPGSSASNRKFGKTLSDDQVKPFLSTTFIGGSQWLVPIPKIG, encoded by the exons ATGGCTTTGAAACTAACAAATTTGGCAACTCAGCTGTTGTTTCTAGCCACATTGCTCGTCCCAACAGCTTTGTGCCATGCCAACCAGACTGTGGCATCGGATCCAGAATCAAACCTAGACGCATGGATTGCGCTAAACATGAAAGAGTACGAGGAGGCTTCAAAGCACACCCTTTTCAACAACGCCCTAATCGCATCCCTTAGCAAAGCTCCAATGAAGATCATCAAGGTCAGAAAAGATGGTGCTGGAGATTTCAAGACGGTGACCGACGCCGTTGAGAGCATTCCGTCAGGAAATACAGACcgagtgattatatatattgctGGCGGTAATTACAAAGAAAAGGTAGTCGTCGATAGGTCGAAGCCCTTCGTGACGTTCTATGGGAAACCGGGCAATATGCCTACCATAACGTATGACGGTACAGCAAAGAAATACGGAACCTGGGAAAGCGCCACTGTGGCCATTGAGTCTGACAACTTCATGGCAGTCAATATTATCTTTGTG AATTCATCTCCAAAGCCAGATCCCAGAAAATCCGATGGACAGGCAGTGGCATTGAGGATATCAGGGGACATGGCAGCATTCTACAGTTGCAAGTTCATAGGATTCCAAGACACCTTGTGTGATGACCGGGGTAGGCATTTGTTTCAGAGCTGCTACATCGAAGGGAGTGTTGATTTCATATTTGGAAATGGAAAATCCCTCTACAGG GACACCACCATAAAATCGGTTGCAGAGAATTTGGGTGTGATCGCAGCACAAGATATGAATGGCCAATCAGGGGACAGCGGGTTTGTATTCGTCCATTGCAAGATACAGGGGACTGGCGATATGTACCTTGGTCGAGCATGGAAGGAGACATCTCGGGTTGTGTTTGCCTATACATACATGGGCAGTAACATCAATAGTGGCGGTTGGATGAAGTCTCAGCACCAAAA GAATGTGTTTTATGGAGAGTACCAATGCTCGGGCCCAGGGTCAAGTGCCTCCAACCGCAAATTTGGAAAGACTCTTTCTGACGATCAAGTAAAGCCCTTCTTGAGCACCACTTTCATCGGAGGAAGTCAATGGCTTGTCCCAATTCCAAAGATTGGTTAA